One region of Mangifera indica cultivar Alphonso chromosome 3, CATAS_Mindica_2.1, whole genome shotgun sequence genomic DNA includes:
- the LOC123210047 gene encoding F-box/LRR-repeat protein At3g26922-like has translation MPKRNKRVKTCKDNNLSNLPDDILHQILSFIDTKFVVQTCVLSKRYRDLWKTIPDLSFDSTNFNRVFYFKKFVLDVLNRRDHSVDICKFSLTCRGRINKSFMTKVIDYLVSHNVKHLCLHVKWGEFHLPQRLIACNSINSLVMETFRPEILPGNWFGFVGLQDLHLSKMQFNYESQQPFDPFSSCQNLRNLCLCDCYLSGFSVFRITGPQLITFNLSNFVLANPGRIELLAPVLTSFSLVKSIPLNFALVELPAITNVNVQVFVPFQFFLSNPSRQSVANTLTNMFRVLRRARFVTLSYGTLKILIDAPNGLQPSPFTELEKMKLKMQYGQNSIAIPPHVSAYLLSASGYRTTLEIQVER, from the exons ATGCCGAAGAGGAACAAGAGAGTCAAAACATGCAAAGATAATAATCTTAGCAATTTACCAGATGATATTCTTCATCAAATCCTCTCTTTTATAGATACAAAATTTGTAGTTCAAACTTGTGTGCTCTCTAAGAGGTACCGAGACCTTTGGAAAACTATTCCTGATCTTAGTTTTGATAGCACAAATTTCAATAGAGTTTTCTATTTCAAGAAATTCGTCCTTGATGTTTTAAATCGTCGAGACCATTCCGTTGACATCTGTAAGTTCTCTCTTACTTGTCGTGGTAGGATCAATAAGTCCTTCATGACAAAAGTCATTGATTACCTTGTTTCACACAACGTTAAACATCTTTGTTTGCATGTGAAATGGGGAGAATTTCATCTCCCACAAAGACTTATTGCCTGCAACTCTATCAACAGTTTAGTGATGGAAACTTTTCGTCCTGAAATCCTACCAGGAAATTGGTTTGGTTTTGTGGGGTTGCAAGATTTGCATTTGAGTAAAATGCAATTTAATTACGAAAGTCAACAACCCTTTGATCCGTTCTCTAGTTGCCAAAATTTAAGGAACCTGTGTTTATGTGATTGTTATTTGTCTGGATTTAGTGTTTTTAGAATCACTGGACCTCAGCTTATTACCTTCAACCTATCAAATTTTGTACTAGCAAACCCTGGCAGAATTGAGCTTCTTGCACCAGTCCTTACTTCCTTCAGTTTAGTAAAATCAATACCTCTGAATTTTGCCTTAGTTGAACTTCCTGCTATAACAAATGTGAATGTTCAAGTCTTTGTACCCTTTCAATTCTTCCTTTCAAACCCTAGTAGACAATCCGTTGCAAATACATTGACCAATATGTTTCGAGTGCTTCGTCGTGCACGTTTTGTCACATTATCTTATGGTACACTCAAG ATTCTAATCGACGCTCCTAATGGACTACAACCTTCTCCTTTCACGGAACTAGAAAAAATGAAGCTGAAAATGCAATATGGACAAAACTCAATAGCGATTCCTCCTCATGTCTCAGCCTACTTACTCAGTGCTTCTGGTTATCGCACAACTTTAGAAATCCAAGTGGAAAGGTAA